In a genomic window of Methanosarcina horonobensis HB-1 = JCM 15518:
- a CDS encoding sulfide-dependent adenosine diphosphate thiazole synthase has protein sequence MELDEVIITRAIFEEYSKTFLDYTDIDVALVGGGPANLVAAKYLAEAGAKVAIYEQKLSLGGGMWAGGMMFPRIVVQEEACHVLDDFGIRYKEYEPGYYVANSVESVGKLIAGATSAGAEVFNLVSFEDVMIRENDRVIGIVINWGPVTTQRLHVDPLMIRTKLVIDGTGHDAVVCNTILRKIPNAKIGELGMLGEKPMWSEVGERLAVDATQEIYPGLIVAGMAANAATRAPRMGPVFGGMLLSGEKAAKLALDRLKGL, from the coding sequence ATGGAACTCGACGAAGTTATAATAACACGGGCAATTTTTGAAGAGTACTCTAAAACCTTCCTTGACTACACGGACATCGATGTGGCACTTGTAGGAGGGGGACCTGCAAATCTTGTGGCTGCGAAGTATCTGGCTGAAGCAGGAGCAAAGGTTGCCATTTATGAGCAGAAACTGTCACTCGGAGGCGGCATGTGGGCTGGAGGCATGATGTTTCCGCGCATTGTTGTGCAGGAAGAGGCCTGCCATGTCCTTGACGACTTCGGGATAAGGTATAAGGAGTACGAGCCCGGCTATTACGTGGCAAACTCCGTGGAATCCGTAGGGAAGCTGATTGCAGGGGCAACGTCTGCAGGTGCTGAGGTTTTTAACCTTGTTAGCTTTGAAGATGTTATGATCCGGGAGAATGACAGGGTTATCGGCATAGTCATCAACTGGGGACCTGTTACAACACAGCGCCTGCATGTAGACCCTCTCATGATCCGTACAAAACTCGTGATTGACGGGACAGGACATGATGCTGTTGTCTGCAACACGATTCTCAGGAAAATCCCGAACGCAAAGATCGGGGAACTCGGCATGCTCGGGGAAAAGCCGATGTGGTCCGAGGTAGGCGAGCGCCTTGCTGTGGATGCAACCCAGGAGATCTATCCAGGGCTGATTGTCGCAGGCATGGCTGCAAATGCCGCAACTCGTGCCCCGAGAATGGGCCCCGTTTTCGGAGGTATGCTCCTTTCCGGAGAAAAGGCTGCAAAACTTGCTCTTGACAGGCTCAAAGGGCTTTAA
- a CDS encoding radical SAM protein: protein MKALIVDGYVDEPACLGVPPYLSPYPRYIAGALRERGLSESDIHYLTIDSLRENTPAAGELIGKADLVIIIAGMTVPGKYLRASPISPGEIEAIFRAAHGVKVIGGPIRLGFSNEGGRAAKGTESGINLGDAVLAKMDIESFVYDLFEEEGVSGRGNSGSLPTRLKSPESVDHRFRTTSEIGRWGPEGAFLIRQHPDYPYCMCELETYRGCGRQVHCSFCTEPFYGASDYRPVEEVVSEVSALYSHGARYFRIGRQPDLFSYHGTDAGGPVPKPVPEVLEKLYRGIRNSAPDLSVLHMDNANPITLATYPEESEQILKTIIKYHTSGDVTAFGMETADPKVIAANSLKATSEEVFEAIELVNRLGATRGANGLPEILPGINFVHGLMGETKKTFQLNYDFLERVLDSGVLLRRINIRQVMAFPGTPMYGRDEAAKKHKKLFLDYKEQVRKNIDLPMLRRVVPEGTVLRDVMCEVHDREITFGRQIGSYPLLVGVPSLLPLRKFTDITVTGHGMRSITGIPYPLNINTASSALVRELPGIGKKAAASITAGAPYADRDDFLKRVNEGEKIISFIEI from the coding sequence ATGAAAGCACTTATCGTAGACGGTTACGTGGACGAACCTGCCTGTCTAGGGGTTCCTCCGTATCTTTCCCCTTATCCGCGTTATATAGCAGGAGCTTTAAGAGAGCGCGGGCTTTCCGAAAGTGACATTCATTACCTGACTATTGATTCCCTGAGGGAAAACACTCCCGCAGCTGGCGAACTTATAGGAAAAGCAGACCTTGTGATTATTATTGCTGGTATGACAGTACCTGGAAAATACTTGCGTGCGTCTCCAATTTCACCCGGAGAAATTGAAGCGATTTTCCGGGCTGCGCATGGAGTAAAAGTTATAGGCGGTCCTATAAGGCTCGGTTTCAGCAACGAAGGCGGAAGGGCTGCAAAGGGTACGGAAAGCGGAATAAACCTCGGAGATGCCGTGCTTGCAAAAATGGATATCGAGTCTTTTGTTTACGATCTTTTTGAGGAAGAAGGGGTAAGCGGGAGAGGTAACAGTGGGAGTCTTCCTACAAGACTGAAATCCCCGGAATCCGTTGACCACCGTTTCAGGACAACATCCGAGATTGGACGCTGGGGACCTGAAGGAGCTTTTTTGATCAGGCAGCACCCGGACTACCCTTACTGCATGTGCGAGCTTGAAACCTATAGGGGCTGCGGCAGACAGGTCCACTGCTCTTTCTGCACCGAACCATTCTACGGGGCTTCAGACTACAGGCCTGTAGAGGAAGTTGTCTCCGAAGTTTCTGCACTTTATTCTCATGGAGCCCGCTATTTCAGAATAGGAAGGCAGCCTGACCTTTTTTCTTATCATGGGACCGATGCAGGAGGGCCTGTCCCGAAACCTGTGCCTGAGGTTCTTGAAAAACTTTACCGTGGAATAAGGAACTCCGCACCTGATCTTTCCGTTCTCCATATGGACAATGCAAACCCTATAACCCTTGCAACATACCCTGAAGAATCAGAGCAAATCCTGAAGACGATTATCAAATACCACACCTCTGGAGATGTAACAGCTTTCGGGATGGAAACTGCTGACCCTAAGGTAATTGCAGCAAACTCCCTCAAGGCAACCTCCGAAGAGGTTTTTGAGGCTATCGAGCTGGTAAACAGGCTCGGAGCAACGCGTGGGGCAAATGGGCTTCCGGAAATTCTCCCGGGTATTAATTTTGTGCACGGGCTTATGGGTGAGACAAAAAAGACTTTCCAGCTGAACTACGATTTCCTAGAGAGAGTGCTTGATTCAGGGGTGCTTCTCCGCAGAATTAATATCCGCCAGGTTATGGCGTTTCCAGGAACTCCAATGTACGGCAGGGACGAAGCTGCAAAGAAGCATAAGAAACTCTTTCTGGATTATAAAGAACAGGTCAGAAAAAATATCGACCTTCCAATGCTCCGCCGGGTTGTGCCTGAAGGTACTGTACTCAGAGACGTGATGTGCGAAGTGCACGACAGGGAAATCACTTTTGGAAGGCAGATCGGCTCTTATCCTCTTCTCGTAGGAGTCCCTTCCCTCCTGCCGTTGCGGAAATTCACGGACATTACTGTCACAGGGCATGGCATGCGTTCGATTACCGGAATTCCTTATCCCCTGAATATCAATACAGCTTCCTCTGCTCTTGTTCGAGAGCTCCCTGGAATCGGTAAAAAAGCGGCTGCTTCTATAACTGCCGGAGCTCCCTATGCAGATAGAGACGACTTTCTCAAAAGAGTGAACGAGGGAGAAAAGATTATTAGTTTTATCGAAATTTAA